ATGCACGCAtccttggttattggcacagaCGAGATGATTATTAGTTCTCTAATTTGGTGATGTGTGCATCGCGCAGGGTTGAGAGCTTCATAGAGCACCAGGACACCTGCACCGCCGGGCGGGCACGGGCGGGCGCCTCGCCGGcgtgtggaggcggcggcggcggcgtgggcgtggCTGCTGCTAGTGCCGGGTCGCGgcagcaggcgccgccgccggccctgtcGCTGTCACGGACAGCGTCGAGCACCAGCCCGTCAAGCGACGTCGTCATCAGCCCGGCGGCCTGGCCGGGTCCGCCGTTGCCGAGCCCTACGGCCGCCgcgttccacggccggttcgaTCGTGTCCCGTCGCCGCGGACGCCACCGTCAGAGCACCACTGCGGCGGTCGCACGCACAACCTCGAGCTGCAGCTCATGCCGCCGTCCTGCAGCgtcgcgggcggcggtggtgcgccGGGAATGGCGGCGTTCCGCGGCGCGCAGAGCTCGCCTGCCGTTTCCTCGcggggcgacgccgccgccgccattcagCTGCAGCTGTCCATCGGCGTCTTCGGCGGCGGGCCCGGGGAcgcgggcgagcgcggcggcgaggcgctggtcgcggcggcgagggcgaggcaggaggtggaggcgcgggagctgctgcggcaggcggtggcggagaaggcggcggcggacgaggccCGCGCGCAGGCGAGGCGGCACGCGGAGCTGGCTGAGCAGGAGCTGGCGAGCGCCAAGCGGATGCGGCGGCAGGCGCAGGTGGAGCTGAGCCGCGCGCACGCGCTCCGCGAGCACGCCGTGCGCCAGGTCAACGCGACGCTGCTCCAGATCACGTGCCTCGGCTGCCGCCACAAGttccgcgcgcggccggcgccgccccccgaTGTCGCCTGCAGCTACGTCTCCTCCGTCGTGACCGAGGGCGGCGACGCCGAGGTCGACGAGCCGCCGCCCCTGGACGCCGATGGCGGCGGCATGCGGCGGCGCCAGcacgccatggccatggccatggacaTCGTCCTCTAGGTAGAGGCTGGATCGAGCTAGCTAGCCTTCTTCCTGGTCTACCTTTCAATTACTTGTTGTTTTATCAACGAGACGCCCGTGTTGGCGCATTCGCGGTGAGCTTTTGTAATTGATCAGATGCTGCTGATATGGAAGATAGCTAGCTTGATCGCCCCGGATAGCTGCTTAGTGTTGGAGTCCAGTGAGAGCAGCAGGAGAGGTAGCCAAGCGGAGACGAAGACGAAGGCTAGCTGCTAGCTCACTGTGACGTGCATGGAATCTTTTGGTGTTTGCTTCCCATTGGATCTAGTTGGAAAAACATTTCTCATGCATGAAAAGCAAGTTGATGATGCCCTTTGTAAAGCTCAGGCATGCATGCATTCATTCAGTAGCCACCCCCTACCAAGGATAGGGATCGATCGCATGCATGCACGATCTTTGTCGATCACAACCAACCACTACTGAATCCAACAACTGCAGTATCATCTATCAATCTACCATGCACCGATCTGTTTCATTCTTCGGAGTGAGAATAGTCTTTGATTTGGTAGACCACAAAACAGCAGTGGGCGGGGGATGATCTCTCGGCCTCAGGAGGGGCCAGGCCATGGCCGATTCGAGCAGCGGTTGGACCGAGGGGCGGAGGGCGCCAAATGGAAGCGGCCAGGAATGGCGTTGGAAGTGGGGAACCGAGTGGAAGAATCTGATGAGGGGGACAACGAGCTGCGCCTGCCGGGCGCCGGCCGGAACACGAGGGGAGCTGGGGAGGGGTGGCCATGGCCGCGCGTGGGAAATACCACGCGCACTAGAGATAAAGGCTCATCCTAAAAcgtaaaatacaaaatttttataaatcgcattacacaaatagatttaaatcgcgagacgaatctaatgaatctaattaggacgtgattagacactaaattgctacattaatgATACAGTAACATGCTCTAATAAAatattaattaggcttattagattcgtctcgcagtttacagacgagacatgtaattagttttataattagtctataattagtactttaaatattaaaaattattttttaaaaataaaaaatgcaaaataaaaaatgaactGAAAAAGGCCAAAATCTCAAAGCTCCCAGGCCGCACTACTCACTGTTGCGGCTCAGCGATGGCCCTAGTAGTCCAAAACAGCACGCACAATAATGCGTCCGTGCATGTACGCCAGAGATCACGCACAGCGCACAGAGCGCTCGTCTCCAACTGAAATGATGAAACGCCGCTGCAGGAGGAGGGTCGAGGAGACCAGCTAGGGAGTAGGGATGGGCATGGAAACAGATGCGGACGCGCGCATGGTTTTCAGTGCCAGAATGGCTTTTTCTcttccttcttttcttctttctctgctcttatttagatgcaaaattcaaaattccaaatctatcatatcaaaaaataatcttacatgcatggagtattaaatatagacgaaataaaaaataaattgcatagtttgcttgtaaattacgagatgaatctaatgagcctaattggGATATGATTAGACACTTAATTGATAcagtaattgctacagtacacaTCTTCTAATggtgaattaattagactcattagattcgtctcgtagtttacagacgagttctgtaattagttttataattaatctatatttcaTATTTTAAATGTGTAAAGATTCTATTTCAATAACTTTACCGACACAATTAAACAAGGCCTCGGTCTACTAGCTCCCCAGCTCGGCAgctccccttcccctccccggccGGGGGCCGGCCTCCCTCGTCTGTCTTGGGCTCTTGGCTAGAGATACCCCTGTCTGATCTGTACCGTCTCGTAGCACTGAAAGATATGCAGAAAAGCTCTCACGGCGCCCTCTGCCATTGTCTGCACGTTTGctagctgctgcctgctgctgcatgCGCGCATGTGTGTGCGGGCGCGAGCGTGTGGGTGGT
This portion of the Panicum virgatum strain AP13 chromosome 2N, P.virgatum_v5, whole genome shotgun sequence genome encodes:
- the LOC120660833 gene encoding protein indeterminate-domain 16-like, with translation MLGFCAPAAGSPPDDATPEPFCSLQIATTAAAAATTKKKRRPAGTPDPDAEVVSLSPRTLLESDRYVCEICGQGFQRDQNLQMHRRRHKVPWKLLKREAGEAARKRVFVCPEPSCLHHDPSHALGDLVGIKKHFRRKHSGHRQWACARCSKAYAVHSDYKAHLKTCGTRGHSCDCGRVFSRVESFIEHQDTCTAGRARAGASPACGGGGGGVGVAAASAGSRQQAPPPALSLSRTASSTSPSSDVVISPAAWPGPPLPSPTAAAFHGRFDRVPSPRTPPSEHHCGGRTHNLELQLMPPSCSVAGGGGAPGMAAFRGAQSSPAVSSRGDAAAAIQLQLSIGVFGGGPGDAGERGGEALVAAARARQEVEARELLRQAVAEKAAADEARAQARRHAELAEQELASAKRMRRQAQVELSRAHALREHAVRQVNATLLQITCLGCRHKFRARPAPPPDVACSYVSSVVTEGGDAEVDEPPPLDADGGGMRRRQHAMAMAMDIVL